In Accipiter gentilis chromosome 21, bAccGen1.1, whole genome shotgun sequence, one DNA window encodes the following:
- the ALCAM gene encoding CD166 antigen isoform X2 — protein sequence MMEPPAAASCRRRRRPLPPPLLCLLLAALCPRPALGLYTVNAVYGDTITMPCRLEVPDGLMFGKWKYEMPNGSPVFIAFRSSTKKNVQYDDVPDYKDRLSLSENYTLSIKNARISDEKRFVCMLVTEDDVSEEPTIVKVFKQPSQPEILHQADFLETEKLQMLGECVARESYPAGNVTWYKNGKVLQPVEEVVVINLQKIVDKSTGLFTMRSSLQYMPTKEDANAKFSCVVTYYGPSGQKTIQSEPVVFDVHYPTEKVTIQVLSQSSTIKEGDNITLKCSGNGNPPPQEFLFYIPGETEGIRSLDTYVMTDVRRNATGEYKCSLTDKSMMDSTTITVHYLDLQLTPSGEVTKQIGEALPVSCTISSSRNATVFWIKDNTRMQTSPSFSSLQYQDAGNYICETTLQEVEGLKKRKTLKLIVEGKPQIKMTKKTNTNKMSKTIVCHVEGFPKPAVQWTVTGSGSIINKAKETKYVNGKFSSKIVIAPEENVTLTCIAENQLERTVTSLNVSAISIPEYDEPEDRNDDNSEKVNDQAKLIVGIVVGLLLAALVAGVVYWLYVKKSKTASKHVDKDLGNIEENKKLEENNHKSET from the exons CTCTGGGATTGTACACAGTAAATGCAGTATATGGAGATACTATTACTATGCCTTGTCGTCTAGAAGTACCAGATGGTCTTAtgtttggaaaatggaaatat GAAATGCCAAATGGATCTCCAGTATTTATTGCCTTCAGATCATCgacaaaaaaaaatgtacagtatGATGATGTACCAGACTACAAAGACAGATTGAGTCTCTCAGAAAACTATACATTATCCATCAAGAATGCAAGAATCAGTGATGAAAAGAGATTTGTATGTATGCTAGTTACAGAAGATGATGTTTCTGAAGAGCCAACGATAGTCAAAGTCTTCA AACAACCCTCTCAACCAGAAATCTTACATCAAGCAGACTTCTTAGAAACAGAGAAGCTACAAATG CTTGGGGAGTGCGTTGCAAGAGAGAGTTATCCTGCAGGCAATGTTACGTGGTACAAAAACGGGAAAGTTTTGCAGCCTGTGGAAGAAG TTGTGGTCATAAATTTGCAAAAGATTGTGGACAAATCAACTGGACTCTTCACCATGAGATCATCTCTTCAGTACATGCCAACAAAGGAAGATGCAAATGCCAAGTTTTCTTGCGTTGTGACATATTATGGACCATCGGGCCAGAAAACAATACAGTCTGAACCAGTTGTCTTTGATGTTCACT ATCCAACAGAGAAGGTGACTATTCAAGTGCTGTCACAAAGTAGTACCATTAAAGAAGGCGATAACATCACTCTGAAGTGCTCAGGAAATGGCAACCCTCCTCCACAGGAGTTCCTGTTTTACATTCCA GGAGAAACTGAAGGTATAAGAAGTTTAGACACTTATGTAATGACAGATGTGAGACGAAATGCAACAGGAGAATACAAGTGCTCTCTGACTGACAAAAGCATGATGGACTCGACCACCATCACTGTGCACT ATTTGGATTTGCAGCTTACTCCTAGCGGAGAAGTCACAAAACAGATTGGAGAGGCCCTGCCTGTGTCGTGCACGATTTCTTCTAGTAGGAATGCAACTGTGTTTTGGATAAAG GACAATACCCGAATGCAAACAAGTCCATCATTTTCAAGTCTTCAGTATCAAGATGCTGGAAACTACATCTGCGAAACTACTCTACAGGAGGTTGAAgggttaaagaaaagaaagacgcTTAAACTTATTGTGGAAG GAAAACCTCaaatcaaaatgacaaagaaaaccaacacaaataAAATGTCTAAAACCATTGTCTGCCATGTGGAAGGTTTCCCCAAACCAGCAGTGCAATGGACAGTTACTGGTAGTGGAAGCATCATAAATAAGGCAA AGGAGACCAAATATGTTAATGGAAAATTTTCCAGTAAAATTGTAATTGCTCCTGAGGAAAACGTGACTTTAACTTGCATTGCAGAAAATCAGCTAGAAAGGACTGTGACCTCCCTGAACGTCTCTGCTA TAAGTATTCCAGAATACGATGAGCCAGAGGATAGAAATG aTGACAATAGCGAAAAGGTTAATGACCAGGCAAAGCTAATAGTGGGGATTGTAGTCGGTCTTCTGCTGGCTGCTCTGGTTGCAGGTGTTGTCTACTGGCTCTATGTGAAGAAATCAAA GACAGCATCAAAACACGTAGACAAAGATCTTGGAaatatagaagaaaacaaaaaactagaaGAAAACAATCACAAATCTGAAACTTAA
- the ALCAM gene encoding CD166 antigen isoform X1 — protein sequence MMEPPAAASCRRRRRPLPPPLLCLLLAALCPRPALGLYTVNAVYGDTITMPCRLEVPDGLMFGKWKYEMPNGSPVFIAFRSSTKKNVQYDDVPDYKDRLSLSENYTLSIKNARISDEKRFVCMLVTEDDVSEEPTIVKVFKQPSQPEILHQADFLETEKLQMLGECVARESYPAGNVTWYKNGKVLQPVEEVVVINLQKIVDKSTGLFTMRSSLQYMPTKEDANAKFSCVVTYYGPSGQKTIQSEPVVFDVHYPTEKVTIQVLSQSSTIKEGDNITLKCSGNGNPPPQEFLFYIPGETEGIRSLDTYVMTDVRRNATGEYKCSLTDKSMMDSTTITVHYLDLQLTPSGEVTKQIGEALPVSCTISSSRNATVFWIKDNTRMQTSPSFSSLQYQDAGNYICETTLQEVEGLKKRKTLKLIVEGKPQIKMTKKTNTNKMSKTIVCHVEGFPKPAVQWTVTGSGSIINKAKETKYVNGKFSSKIVIAPEENVTLTCIAENQLERTVTSLNVSAISIPEYDEPEDRNDDNSEKVNDQAKLIVGIVVGLLLAALVAGVVYWLYVKKSNDAKGKSEKAAAQNFPSLPRTASKHVDKDLGNIEENKKLEENNHKSET from the exons CTCTGGGATTGTACACAGTAAATGCAGTATATGGAGATACTATTACTATGCCTTGTCGTCTAGAAGTACCAGATGGTCTTAtgtttggaaaatggaaatat GAAATGCCAAATGGATCTCCAGTATTTATTGCCTTCAGATCATCgacaaaaaaaaatgtacagtatGATGATGTACCAGACTACAAAGACAGATTGAGTCTCTCAGAAAACTATACATTATCCATCAAGAATGCAAGAATCAGTGATGAAAAGAGATTTGTATGTATGCTAGTTACAGAAGATGATGTTTCTGAAGAGCCAACGATAGTCAAAGTCTTCA AACAACCCTCTCAACCAGAAATCTTACATCAAGCAGACTTCTTAGAAACAGAGAAGCTACAAATG CTTGGGGAGTGCGTTGCAAGAGAGAGTTATCCTGCAGGCAATGTTACGTGGTACAAAAACGGGAAAGTTTTGCAGCCTGTGGAAGAAG TTGTGGTCATAAATTTGCAAAAGATTGTGGACAAATCAACTGGACTCTTCACCATGAGATCATCTCTTCAGTACATGCCAACAAAGGAAGATGCAAATGCCAAGTTTTCTTGCGTTGTGACATATTATGGACCATCGGGCCAGAAAACAATACAGTCTGAACCAGTTGTCTTTGATGTTCACT ATCCAACAGAGAAGGTGACTATTCAAGTGCTGTCACAAAGTAGTACCATTAAAGAAGGCGATAACATCACTCTGAAGTGCTCAGGAAATGGCAACCCTCCTCCACAGGAGTTCCTGTTTTACATTCCA GGAGAAACTGAAGGTATAAGAAGTTTAGACACTTATGTAATGACAGATGTGAGACGAAATGCAACAGGAGAATACAAGTGCTCTCTGACTGACAAAAGCATGATGGACTCGACCACCATCACTGTGCACT ATTTGGATTTGCAGCTTACTCCTAGCGGAGAAGTCACAAAACAGATTGGAGAGGCCCTGCCTGTGTCGTGCACGATTTCTTCTAGTAGGAATGCAACTGTGTTTTGGATAAAG GACAATACCCGAATGCAAACAAGTCCATCATTTTCAAGTCTTCAGTATCAAGATGCTGGAAACTACATCTGCGAAACTACTCTACAGGAGGTTGAAgggttaaagaaaagaaagacgcTTAAACTTATTGTGGAAG GAAAACCTCaaatcaaaatgacaaagaaaaccaacacaaataAAATGTCTAAAACCATTGTCTGCCATGTGGAAGGTTTCCCCAAACCAGCAGTGCAATGGACAGTTACTGGTAGTGGAAGCATCATAAATAAGGCAA AGGAGACCAAATATGTTAATGGAAAATTTTCCAGTAAAATTGTAATTGCTCCTGAGGAAAACGTGACTTTAACTTGCATTGCAGAAAATCAGCTAGAAAGGACTGTGACCTCCCTGAACGTCTCTGCTA TAAGTATTCCAGAATACGATGAGCCAGAGGATAGAAATG aTGACAATAGCGAAAAGGTTAATGACCAGGCAAAGCTAATAGTGGGGATTGTAGTCGGTCTTCTGCTGGCTGCTCTGGTTGCAGGTGTTGTCTACTGGCTCTATGTGAAGAAATCAAA TGACGCCAAAGGAAAGTCTgagaaggcagcagcacagaACTTTCCAAGTCTGCCGAG GACAGCATCAAAACACGTAGACAAAGATCTTGGAaatatagaagaaaacaaaaaactagaaGAAAACAATCACAAATCTGAAACTTAA